Proteins from a genomic interval of Thunnus thynnus chromosome 5, fThuThy2.1, whole genome shotgun sequence:
- the LOC137183659 gene encoding peroxisomal succinyl-coenzyme A thioesterase-like, translating to MDRKQCCVKLSVQPARGLVDEKFTVLVQNAPPGSQLTVHALHQCEDGYTWEAFAHYIANATGTVNVSEDLSLGGTYSGVEPMGLLWSLRPVPGSKPGLRMRKMNVQTPLEIRISVYQGHSTEAFITQVPLTSVFVERWYMAPGVRRVPITEGGLTATLFLPSGPGPFPGLLDLWGGGGKLVEYRAALLASHGFASLALDYLTRKITLETGKMVDNQYFETAYRVLQQHPQVLSSRIAMLGLSFGTCIALKMAAYSQVVKLRCVVCISGSHVQPVDGSVKEILEYFQRNAEKTRINEENQVIWRDLLLPIPTDPALKVDVGRLQCPVMLVVAEDDQNWPAPESAQDMKEMMEQAGNSHLLTILSYPNAGHLIEPPYTPHFRASSFKTVGQGQMVMALWGGDTVPHARAQEDAWRKMLAFLQENLYGSTKPAATSLSHL from the exons ATGGACAGGAAACAGTGTTGTGTGAAGCTGTCGGTCCAGCCGGCCAGAGGACTTGTGGATGAGAAGTTCACCGTCCTGGTCCAGAATGCCCCTCCTGGTTCCCAGCTCACGGTTCACGCTCTGCACCAGTGTGAAGACGGATATACGTGGGAGGCATTCGCTCACTACATCGCCAACGCCACTGGGACAGTGAACG TTTCAGAGGATCTCAGTCTGGGTGGGACATATTCTGGGGTTGAACCGATGGGTCTGCTCTGGAGCCTCAGACCAGTTCCAGGCAGCAAACCTGGGCTCAG GATGAGGAAGATGAACGTCCAGACTCCCTTGGAGATCAGGATCTCGGTGTACCAGGGTCACTCAACTGAAGCCTTCATAACTCAGGTGCCACTGACCAGCGTGTTTGTGGAGCGCTGGTACATGGCGCCCGGCGTCCGCAGGGTCCCGATCACAGAGGGTGGACTCACTGCGACCCTCTTCCTGCCCTCAG GACCTGGACCTTTCCCTGGCCTCCTGGACctgtgggggggtggagggaagTTGGTGGAGTACCGCGCAGCGCTGCTAGCCTCCCATGGCTTTGCCTCCCTGGCCCTCGACTACCTGACACGCAAAATCACCTTGGAAACTGGAAAGATGGTGGACAACCAGTACTTTGAG ACGGCCTATAGAgtcctgcagcagcatcctcagGTCCTCAGCAGCAGGATCGCCATGTTGGGCCTTTCCTTCGGCACCTGTATCGCACTCAAAATGGCTGCTTATTCCCAAGTTGTAAAG CTCAGGTGTGTGGTGTGTATTAGTGGGAGTCATGTGCAGCCAGTCGATGGATCTGTGAAAGAAATACTGGAATACTTTCAAAG AAACGCTGAGAAGACTCGCATCAACGAGGAGAACCAGGTGATCTGGCGTGATCTGCTTCTGCCCATCCCCACCGACCCTGCACTCAAAGTGGAC GTGGGACGACTGCAGTGTCCTGTGATGTTGGTCGTAGCGGAGGACGATCAGAACTGGCCGGCGCCCGAGTCTGCTCAGGAC ATGAAGGAGATGATGGAGCAGGCGGGGAACAGCCACCTGCTGACCATCCTTTCATACCCGAATGCCGGTCACCTGATTGAACCTCCGTACACGCCGCACTTCAGAGCCAGCTCCTTCAAGACAGTCGGCCAAGGTCAAATGG TCATGGCTCTGTGGGGCGGAGACACGGTGCCTCATGCTCGCGCTCAGGAAGACGCCTGGAGGAAGATGCTGGCCTTCCTGCAAGAGAATCTCTACGGCAGCACAAAGCCTGCTGCAACCTCATTATCACACCTGTGA